A DNA window from Undibacterium sp. YM2 contains the following coding sequences:
- a CDS encoding radical SAM/SPASM domain-containing protein, whose amino-acid sequence MSLLPLPSAAQAPGSYRFRSSLGQHLLVVQHSQIYDLPEQETDADISLDHTLSQMLARTLDNEVSLDALSLPTVQSLSLNVSSSCNLGCSYCYASQGNFEGKQSKGMDWEQARSSIDRLLATANPQAPLTLGFIGGEPFVNRALIHQCVHYSAQLAQQRQLDLRYSVTTNGTLLRPEDHELLRQHRFAVTVSIDGGSVVQNRQRPMLNGKRDSFAAVIEHCQPLLDQPGKCKLAARATANSLSLDLTQQFDAIAALGFQDIGFSPLRSGSALALQKHDWPVYEQAMISLASRELQSALQGQQIRLSNFATALKQLHVGASSPYPCGAGGGYFSVASDGDWYACHRAIGNHDYRLGDRHSLDAPKRLQFLQERHVHAQTDCHTCWARYLCSGGCHQEKASRSQASCDYIRHWLTFCLQSYCELSQARPDYFTHCLPTSRASTTA is encoded by the coding sequence ATGAGTCTGTTACCGCTTCCGTCTGCGGCGCAGGCCCCAGGCAGTTACCGCTTCAGGTCCAGCCTGGGTCAGCATTTGCTGGTGGTACAGCACAGCCAGATTTATGACCTGCCAGAACAGGAAACTGATGCTGATATCAGCCTCGATCACACCCTCAGCCAGATGCTGGCACGCACTCTGGACAATGAAGTCAGCCTCGACGCACTGAGCCTGCCTACCGTGCAGAGCCTGTCGCTGAACGTCAGTTCCAGTTGCAACCTCGGTTGCAGTTATTGCTATGCCAGCCAGGGTAATTTTGAGGGCAAGCAAAGCAAGGGCATGGACTGGGAACAGGCACGCAGCAGCATAGACCGCCTGCTGGCAACAGCCAATCCTCAAGCGCCGCTGACTCTGGGCTTCATAGGCGGAGAGCCCTTTGTCAACCGTGCCCTGATACATCAATGCGTACACTATAGTGCTCAACTGGCACAACAACGACAACTGGACTTGCGCTACTCCGTCACCACCAATGGCACCTTGCTGCGGCCAGAAGACCACGAACTATTGCGGCAACACCGCTTTGCAGTCACCGTCAGCATTGATGGCGGCAGTGTCGTCCAGAACCGCCAGCGCCCCATGCTCAATGGCAAGCGCGATTCTTTTGCAGCAGTCATCGAACACTGCCAGCCTTTGCTGGACCAACCCGGCAAGTGCAAACTCGCGGCCCGTGCCACGGCCAACAGCCTCTCGCTTGACCTGACCCAGCAATTTGACGCCATAGCTGCACTGGGCTTTCAGGACATAGGCTTTTCACCCTTGCGCAGCGGTTCAGCACTGGCATTACAGAAGCACGACTGGCCAGTATATGAGCAAGCGATGATCAGCCTGGCCAGCCGCGAATTGCAAAGCGCCTTGCAGGGGCAGCAGATACGCCTGAGTAATTTCGCCACAGCCTTGAAGCAATTGCATGTGGGTGCCAGCAGCCCTTACCCCTGCGGCGCAGGTGGCGGTTATTTTTCTGTTGCCAGCGATGGCGACTGGTATGCCTGTCATCGTGCGATTGGCAATCATGATTACAGGCTGGGTGACCGACACTCGCTGGACGCACCCAAACGCCTGCAATTTTTGCAGGAGCGCCACGTCCATGCCCAGACCGATTGCCACACTTGCTGGGCACGCTACCTGTGTTCAGGTGGATGCCATCAGGAAAAAGCCAGCCGCAGCCAGGCCTCTTGCGACTACATCCGTCATTGGCTGACTTTTTGCCTGCAGTCATATTGTGAACTCAGTCAGGCCAGGCCGGATTATTTCACTCATTGCCTGCCAACTTCACGTGCCAGCACGACAGCATAG
- a CDS encoding ferritin-like domain-containing protein, producing MSLPDIIKLVPRNAAALRRAQTADSAIRPVAGNPVSTRLESGVGNCYPGLEADLRNLERRFFPFLEVDIADTEIRIVAVDSAGVTAAALPDADAQKYRDLALGISQNLPCIISRINGNFGPFGNHDLNIAQLSPPGAASTSTNASTAPPDAWTAIRLLPENTAISLTIRLGTRSISLEGRRSAYLSGTGSLAAMFEPGELTQSLCSPWTHDFRDCGCFYWASNHPDIAQPPTPDASEPGVPWLAAVPWERLDRSIGSTPPSPANTTTPEELGHYAINHQWQSLNFVLEGRETIRPYKPGKFTALPLASREELQLYLRYAAGLELAAIQEYLSAAYSLRSPASLPAGSLRNRVTASFAELMRIAYGEMRHLRAVNNVLQALNGPAYTPALQVAKTIPDAAGNQRPPRARILDPQALLDFLALEQANRGADELYARIYATLRQPGFGSDADCQSIRYIMAEGQDHFETFENMQVWLQGFQPSQYLHQNLVQAPASNSSYQALQNAYRKLLEKLYAGYQAGMPQGAVDINTARGDMVAANGFGSAARAVINAGFLLSFDTISDPRFAPVAPPPGL from the coding sequence ATGAGCCTTCCCGACATCATCAAACTGGTCCCCCGCAATGCTGCTGCCCTGCGCCGTGCGCAGACTGCCGACAGCGCCATCAGGCCGGTTGCTGGCAATCCCGTCTCTACCCGCCTGGAATCTGGCGTCGGCAATTGCTACCCTGGCCTGGAAGCTGATTTGCGCAATCTGGAGAGACGTTTTTTCCCCTTCCTGGAAGTCGATATTGCCGATACAGAAATACGCATCGTGGCTGTCGATAGCGCTGGGGTCACGGCAGCCGCCCTACCAGATGCAGACGCACAAAAATACCGCGACCTGGCGCTGGGCATCAGCCAGAATCTGCCCTGTATCATTAGCAGGATCAACGGCAATTTCGGGCCCTTTGGTAATCATGATCTGAACATCGCTCAACTGAGCCCGCCAGGCGCAGCTAGCACTAGTACCAACGCCAGCACTGCTCCCCCGGACGCATGGACCGCAATACGCCTGCTGCCAGAAAATACGGCCATCAGCCTGACGATACGGCTGGGCACCCGCAGCATCAGCCTGGAAGGCAGGCGCTCGGCCTACCTGAGTGGCACAGGCAGCCTGGCTGCCATGTTTGAACCTGGTGAGCTCACGCAGTCCCTGTGCAGCCCCTGGACCCATGATTTTCGCGATTGTGGCTGCTTTTACTGGGCCAGCAATCATCCCGACATTGCCCAACCACCGACACCAGATGCCAGCGAGCCCGGTGTACCCTGGCTGGCCGCAGTACCATGGGAGAGACTGGACCGCAGCATAGGCAGCACGCCACCCTCACCCGCCAATACAACTACCCCGGAAGAACTGGGCCACTATGCAATCAACCATCAATGGCAAAGCCTGAACTTTGTGCTGGAAGGCCGCGAAACCATACGCCCCTACAAGCCGGGCAAGTTCACTGCACTCCCACTGGCGTCCAGGGAAGAATTACAGTTATACCTGCGCTATGCCGCCGGGCTGGAACTGGCAGCAATACAGGAATACCTGTCGGCAGCCTATTCGCTGCGAAGCCCGGCCAGCCTGCCAGCTGGCAGCTTGCGCAACCGGGTCACAGCCAGTTTTGCTGAACTCATGCGCATCGCCTATGGAGAAATGCGCCACCTGCGGGCTGTCAATAATGTGCTGCAAGCGCTGAACGGCCCGGCCTATACGCCCGCCTTGCAAGTCGCCAAAACGATACCTGATGCCGCTGGCAATCAGCGCCCACCACGTGCGCGAATACTTGACCCGCAAGCCCTTCTGGATTTCCTGGCGCTGGAGCAGGCCAACAGAGGTGCTGACGAATTATATGCACGCATCTATGCCACCCTGCGCCAGCCAGGCTTTGGCAGCGATGCCGACTGCCAGAGCATACGTTACATCATGGCCGAGGGGCAGGATCATTTTGAAACCTTTGAAAACATGCAGGTATGGCTGCAAGGTTTCCAGCCTAGCCAGTATCTACATCAGAATTTGGTACAGGCACCGGCCAGCAACAGCAGCTATCAGGCACTGCAAAATGCTTACCGCAAGCTGCTGGAAAAACTGTACGCCGGTTACCAGGCGGGCATGCCGCAGGGCGCAGTGGATATCAACACTGCCCGTGGTGACATGGTGGCTGCGAATGGTTTTGGCAGTGCTGCCAGGGCTGTCATCAATGCGGGCTTTTTGCTGTCTTTTGATACCATCAGTGATCCCCGCTTTGCCCCTGTTGCACCGCCACCCGGCTTATGA
- a CDS encoding NAD(P)/FAD-dependent oxidoreductase — translation MKHYRVAVLGNGPVGTLAALHAARQGHGPVLLLAADPPANADAEGGYRIEAVPVSLLALLLEYGIHPHLIGAGQTHAVRQIQWDSKTCISLPTPRTVHIHRPALEQALWQKLLQEPRIHLLLGEQSLQLHDAGVDSINGDNPNNWHADLLVDASGRAARTASTIDKSPQPWVARLFTLAGNTRPSGSFQSHIHSHFKLAALPEGYVYSLATPEVQNVVFVGRGKAVKGSAEELQQLLQGTQAEWVLQGLPGLAEFHSGIAHPVSLQWAASERSVLIGDAALARDILSSQGLSCGLSEALCVAELGTPQARTNFQQRQTQQRQLHATALLNQIRSCLYGMETAWQDYAQFIMQART, via the coding sequence ATGAAGCATTACCGTGTTGCCGTGCTGGGCAATGGCCCGGTGGGCACACTGGCTGCCTTGCATGCAGCCAGGCAGGGACATGGCCCGGTTTTGCTGCTGGCGGCAGACCCACCTGCTAATGCTGACGCTGAAGGTGGCTACCGCATTGAGGCTGTCCCCGTCAGCTTGCTGGCATTGCTGCTCGAATATGGCATTCACCCCCACCTGATCGGAGCCGGGCAAACGCATGCTGTCAGGCAGATACAGTGGGATAGCAAAACCTGCATATCCCTGCCCACACCCAGGACCGTACATATCCACCGCCCGGCACTAGAGCAGGCACTGTGGCAAAAATTATTACAGGAGCCGCGTATCCACCTGCTCCTTGGCGAGCAAAGCCTGCAATTGCATGATGCCGGAGTTGATAGTATCAATGGCGACAATCCTAACAACTGGCACGCCGACCTGTTGGTTGATGCCAGTGGCCGCGCCGCCAGGACCGCCAGCACCATAGACAAATCGCCGCAACCCTGGGTAGCCCGCCTGTTCACACTGGCTGGCAACACAAGACCGTCGGGAAGTTTTCAATCTCATATCCATTCTCACTTCAAGCTGGCAGCGCTGCCCGAGGGTTATGTGTATAGCCTGGCTACGCCCGAGGTACAGAATGTGGTTTTTGTCGGGCGCGGCAAGGCAGTCAAAGGCAGTGCAGAAGAATTGCAGCAACTCTTGCAGGGCACTCAGGCTGAGTGGGTACTACAAGGCTTGCCCGGGCTGGCAGAGTTTCACAGCGGCATAGCTCACCCGGTATCGCTGCAATGGGCGGCATCTGAGCGTAGCGTGCTGATCGGCGATGCAGCGCTGGCGCGTGACATCCTGTCGTCCCAGGGTTTGTCTTGCGGCTTGTCAGAAGCACTGTGTGTAGCAGAGCTGGGCACACCACAGGCCAGGACAAATTTTCAGCAAAGGCAAACACAACAACGACAACTGCATGCCACGGCATTGCTGAATCAGATCAGGAGCTGCCTGTATGGCATGGAGACTGCGTGGCAAGACTATGCGCAATTTATTATGCAGGCACGCACATAA
- a CDS encoding DUF1304 domain-containing protein: MANILTGIVAALHIYFLVLEMFLWDKPMGLRTFKNTPEKAEITKMLAANQGLYNGFLAAGLVWGLLMGGHEGFHVKIFFLTCVIVAGAYGAYSVSRRILYIQAAPALLALVLLHF; this comes from the coding sequence ATCGCCAACATACTGACCGGCATCGTCGCCGCCCTGCATATCTACTTCCTGGTGCTGGAAATGTTCCTGTGGGATAAGCCCATGGGTTTGCGCACTTTCAAGAACACGCCTGAGAAGGCAGAAATCACCAAGATGCTGGCCGCCAACCAGGGTTTATACAATGGCTTTCTAGCCGCTGGCCTGGTGTGGGGTTTGCTGATGGGTGGTCATGAAGGTTTTCATGTGAAAATTTTCTTCCTGACCTGCGTCATCGTGGCCGGTGCCTATGGTGCCTATTCCGTCAGCCGCCGTATCCTCTACATACAGGCGGCACCAGCCTTGCTGGCTTTAGTGCTGCTGCACTTCTAA
- a CDS encoding ion channel: protein MTQQKPHGRSISMGGRSVVAYGLRTQFWQDIYYYAMTSSWPVFFAGVGVVFLVLNLCFASLFMLGDNPIGNLHPNSFLGAFFFSVETLATVGYGDMHPQTVYGHSIATLEIFVGMASVALITGVMFARFSRPRSSIIFANHPVSHIMDGKRVLLIRLANARMNIISEATAKLRLMRDESTANMGSFRKITDMKLEREQHPIFILGWTVIHVIDESSPLFGMDEEALHACRASLILSIEGVDDTTNQPQRARHYYPCSQIHWNHRYVDVFENNRDSENVQHIHYTRFHDSEEIVDVPQA, encoded by the coding sequence ATGACCCAACAAAAACCGCATGGCCGCAGCATCAGCATGGGTGGTCGTTCTGTCGTTGCCTATGGTTTGCGCACGCAATTCTGGCAAGATATTTACTACTATGCAATGACCTCAAGTTGGCCGGTGTTTTTTGCAGGCGTGGGTGTGGTGTTCCTGGTGTTGAACCTGTGCTTTGCCTCGCTGTTCATGCTGGGCGATAACCCGATAGGCAATCTGCATCCTAACAGTTTTCTGGGGGCGTTTTTCTTTAGTGTAGAAACACTGGCGACTGTCGGTTATGGCGACATGCACCCGCAAACTGTGTATGGGCATAGTATCGCCACACTGGAGATTTTTGTTGGCATGGCTAGTGTGGCTCTGATTACTGGTGTCATGTTTGCACGCTTTTCACGCCCGCGTTCCAGCATTATTTTTGCGAACCATCCTGTCAGCCACATCATGGATGGCAAACGGGTCTTGCTGATACGCCTGGCCAATGCACGCATGAATATCATCAGCGAGGCGACGGCAAAGCTACGCCTGATGCGGGATGAAAGTACGGCCAATATGGGCAGTTTTCGCAAGATCACCGACATGAAGCTGGAGCGCGAGCAGCATCCCATCTTCATCCTCGGCTGGACGGTCATCCATGTGATTGATGAAAGCAGCCCGCTGTTTGGCATGGATGAAGAAGCCCTGCACGCATGCAGGGCTTCGCTGATATTGAGTATAGAAGGGGTTGATGACACCACCAACCAGCCGCAAAGGGCGCGCCACTATTACCCTTGCAGCCAGATACACTGGAACCATCGCTATGTCGATGTGTTTGAAAATAACCGCGATTCAGAGAATGTCCAGCACATCCACTACACCCGCTTCCATGACTCGGAAGAGATCGTCGATGTGCCGCAAGCCTGA
- the ybeY gene encoding rRNA maturation RNase YbeY, protein MVAKSKNEVKTVAKPKLTLSVQYADKRLQDVLTRPLIRKTVQAALFFPAEITLRFVDAEEGKVLNHDYRGKDYATNVLTFAYTEDEDAEVTQADIILCTDVLEKEAAEQKKTVLEHAKHLIVHGVLHAQGYDHEEDDEAEEMEALEIEILAGMGLGNPYQ, encoded by the coding sequence ATGGTCGCAAAAAGTAAAAACGAAGTTAAAACGGTCGCTAAACCCAAGCTGACACTGTCAGTGCAATACGCCGACAAGCGCCTGCAAGATGTACTTACCCGCCCGCTGATACGCAAGACCGTGCAGGCGGCATTGTTCTTCCCGGCAGAAATCACCTTGCGCTTTGTCGATGCAGAAGAAGGCAAAGTGCTCAACCATGATTACCGAGGCAAGGACTACGCCACCAATGTCCTGACCTTTGCCTATACCGAAGATGAAGATGCCGAGGTGACCCAGGCAGACATTATCCTGTGTACCGATGTACTGGAGAAGGAAGCGGCCGAGCAAAAGAAAACCGTGCTCGAACATGCCAAGCATCTGATCGTCCACGGCGTCTTGCATGCCCAGGGCTATGATCATGAAGAGGATGATGAGGCTGAGGAGATGGAAGCGCTGGAGATAGAAATATTGGCGGGGATGGGGTTGGGGAATCCGTATCAGTAG
- a CDS encoding PhoH family protein has protein sequence MMAKTPVPVAHFIPQPLDNTRLAHLCGPLDENLRQISSALDVTIFRRGEKFIVSGHNAEKAIEILEHFYGLAKKVVTIDEVQLALVEQRASKSLKKGRAGKDLEEVIPADAVAVDAPLPEDADIESPMLKTRRSDLRGRTPHQNHYIKTILDHDISFGIGPAGTGKTYLAVACAVDALERDAVKRIVLTRPAVEAGERLGFLPGDLAQKVDPYLRPLYDALYDLLGFDRTQKMFEKQVIEIAPLAYMRGRTLNHAFVILDEAQNTTPEQMKMFLTRIGFGSKAVITGDPTQVDLQRGAKSGLIDAGHVLEGVRGIGFTHFGSVDVVRHPLVARIVDAYETANANTTANNAAIGMLKPATPLSSAHHGRKK, from the coding sequence ATAATGGCAAAAACACCCGTGCCGGTAGCACACTTCATCCCTCAACCACTGGACAATACTCGCCTGGCACACCTGTGCGGGCCACTGGATGAGAACTTGCGGCAGATATCGTCAGCACTGGATGTGACGATCTTCCGCCGCGGTGAAAAATTCATCGTCAGCGGCCACAATGCCGAGAAAGCGATAGAGATACTTGAGCATTTCTATGGCCTGGCGAAAAAAGTCGTCACCATCGATGAAGTGCAACTGGCACTGGTAGAACAACGCGCCAGCAAGAGCCTCAAAAAAGGCAGGGCCGGCAAAGATCTGGAAGAAGTGATTCCTGCCGACGCCGTGGCGGTGGATGCACCGTTACCGGAAGATGCCGATATAGAAAGCCCTATGCTGAAAACCCGCCGCAGCGATTTGCGCGGGCGCACGCCGCACCAGAACCATTACATCAAGACCATACTCGACCACGATATCAGCTTTGGTATAGGCCCGGCGGGTACAGGTAAAACCTACCTTGCCGTAGCTTGCGCCGTAGATGCGCTGGAGCGTGATGCCGTCAAACGTATCGTGCTGACCCGCCCGGCGGTGGAAGCGGGTGAGCGCCTGGGTTTCTTGCCCGGTGATCTGGCGCAAAAAGTTGATCCTTACCTGCGCCCCTTGTATGACGCGCTATATGATTTGCTGGGCTTTGACCGCACACAAAAAATGTTTGAAAAGCAGGTCATCGAGATTGCCCCGCTGGCGTATATGCGTGGCCGTACTTTGAACCATGCTTTCGTCATCCTCGATGAAGCGCAAAACACCACGCCAGAACAAATGAAGATGTTCCTGACGCGTATAGGTTTTGGCAGCAAGGCCGTGATTACCGGTGACCCTACCCAGGTTGATTTGCAGCGCGGTGCAAAGAGCGGCCTCATCGATGCCGGTCATGTGCTCGAAGGTGTGCGCGGCATAGGCTTTACTCATTTCGGTAGCGTCGATGTGGTGCGTCACCCGCTGGTGGCACGTATCGTCGATGCCTATGAAACTGCCAATGCCAATACCACGGCCAACAACGCCGCCATAGGCATGTTGAAACCCGCAACCCCCTTGAGCTCTGCCCACCATGGTCGCAAAAAGTAA
- the miaB gene encoding tRNA (N6-isopentenyl adenosine(37)-C2)-methylthiotransferase MiaB, which translates to MQKKVFIKTFGCQMNEYDSDKMADILNANDGMVKTDTPEDADVILLNTCSVREKASEKVFSDLGRLRELKRNKPDLLIGVGGCVASQEGDAIIKRAPYVDVVFGPQTLHRLPQMIDARRNSGRSQVDISFPEIEKFDHMPPARVEGASAYVSIMEGCSKYCSYCVVPYTRGEEVSRRFDDVLAEVAGLAEQGVKEITLLGQNVNAYRGTMEDGEIADFALLIEYIAEFPQIERIRFVTSHPKEFTQRLIDCYAKVPKLVNHLYLPAQHGSDRILSAMKRGYTAIEYKSVLRRLKQVRPDIAVSSDFIVGFPGETDEDFDALMKLINDIGFDNSFSFIFSPRPGTPAANLEDNTPAELKLRRLQHLQSVIDANTKKYSNAMIGTVQRILVEGPSVKDPNELQGRTENNRVVNFAGSKDLVGTLVNTRITESYNYSLRGELVEEAVTA; encoded by the coding sequence ATGCAAAAAAAAGTATTTATCAAAACCTTCGGCTGCCAGATGAACGAGTACGACTCGGACAAGATGGCAGATATTCTCAATGCCAATGACGGTATGGTGAAAACCGATACGCCCGAAGACGCCGACGTGATCTTGCTGAATACCTGCAGCGTGCGTGAAAAAGCATCCGAGAAAGTATTTTCTGACCTGGGCCGCCTGCGTGAACTCAAGCGCAACAAACCGGATCTGCTGATAGGTGTTGGTGGTTGCGTGGCTTCGCAAGAAGGTGATGCGATTATCAAGCGCGCCCCTTATGTCGATGTAGTGTTTGGCCCGCAAACCCTGCACCGTTTGCCTCAGATGATAGATGCACGCCGCAATTCTGGCCGCTCGCAGGTCGATATCAGCTTCCCTGAAATCGAAAAGTTTGACCACATGCCACCGGCCCGCGTCGAAGGCGCAAGTGCCTATGTGTCCATCATGGAAGGTTGCAGCAAGTATTGCAGTTATTGCGTCGTACCCTATACCCGTGGTGAAGAAGTTTCGCGCCGCTTTGATGATGTGCTGGCTGAAGTGGCTGGCCTGGCCGAGCAGGGCGTCAAGGAAATTACCCTGCTGGGGCAAAACGTGAATGCCTACCGTGGCACGATGGAAGATGGCGAAATCGCCGACTTTGCGCTGCTGATTGAATACATCGCTGAATTCCCGCAGATAGAACGCATACGCTTTGTCACCAGCCATCCCAAGGAATTTACCCAGCGCCTGATAGACTGTTATGCCAAGGTGCCCAAGCTGGTCAATCATCTGTACCTGCCAGCCCAGCATGGCTCTGACCGTATCCTGTCAGCGATGAAGCGTGGTTACACCGCCATCGAATACAAATCCGTCTTGCGCCGCCTGAAGCAGGTGCGCCCGGATATTGCCGTGTCGTCTGACTTTATCGTCGGCTTCCCTGGTGAGACGGATGAAGATTTCGATGCACTGATGAAGCTTATCAATGACATCGGTTTTGATAACAGCTTCAGCTTTATCTTCAGCCCGCGCCCTGGCACGCCAGCGGCGAACCTCGAGGATAATACCCCGGCAGAACTCAAATTGCGCCGCCTGCAGCATTTACAGTCTGTGATCGATGCCAATACCAAGAAATACAGCAATGCCATGATAGGTACGGTGCAGCGTATTCTGGTAGAAGGCCCGTCAGTCAAAGACCCGAATGAATTGCAGGGCCGCACCGAGAATAACCGTGTCGTCAATTTCGCGGGTTCCAAAGACCTGGTCGGTACGCTGGTGAATACCCGCATTACCGAGTCCTATAATTATTCCTTACGCGGCGAACTCGTCGAAGAGGCAGTGACAGCATAA
- a CDS encoding flavin reductase family protein codes for MHTRSPRSEKREFDTRHFRDALSQFATGVTVITTRLADGQFLGLTASSFNSVSLDPPLILWSLGTAANSLPVFSGNSHYVVNILSAEQAWLAEQFASRKTDRFAGVDYTLSRTGHPILTGASAWFECHNRSRYPEGDHVIFVGEVEHCEFTKQAPLVFHSGQFLRPTKE; via the coding sequence ATGCACACCCGCTCACCCCGCTCTGAAAAGCGAGAATTTGATACCCGCCATTTCCGGGATGCCCTGTCGCAATTTGCCACTGGCGTCACTGTCATCACCACCCGGCTGGCAGATGGCCAGTTCCTGGGTTTGACCGCCTCCTCCTTCAATTCTGTCTCGCTGGACCCACCTCTGATACTCTGGAGCCTGGGCACGGCCGCCAACAGTCTGCCGGTGTTCAGCGGCAATTCTCACTACGTAGTAAACATCCTGTCTGCCGAACAAGCCTGGCTGGCCGAGCAATTTGCCAGCCGCAAGACTGACCGCTTTGCAGGTGTTGATTACACCCTCTCGCGCACGGGTCACCCTATCCTGACTGGCGCATCCGCCTGGTTTGAATGCCATAACCGCAGCCGCTACCCTGAGGGTGACCATGTCATTTTCGTCGGCGAAGTCGAGCATTGCGAATTCACCAAACAGGCACCGCTGGTATTCCATTCCGGCCAGTTCCTGCGCCCCACCAAAGAATAG
- a CDS encoding SemiSWEET transporter, which translates to MTTILPVDLVGYIAACLTTTAFVPQAWLTWRRKRAEGVSLGMYIILVLGIMLWLVYGLMLSALPIIIANMITLMLAMFILVMKLVYK; encoded by the coding sequence ATGACGACCATTTTGCCTGTCGACCTGGTCGGCTACATTGCCGCCTGCCTGACGACGACCGCCTTTGTACCCCAGGCCTGGCTGACCTGGCGGCGCAAACGGGCGGAGGGTGTCTCCCTGGGCATGTACATCATCCTCGTCCTCGGCATCATGCTGTGGCTGGTGTATGGCCTCATGCTCAGCGCCCTGCCCATCATCATCGCCAATATGATCACACTCATGCTGGCCATGTTTATTCTCGTGATGAAGCTGGTGTATAAGTAA
- a CDS encoding DUF4124 domain-containing protein: MKLSQLLSAALLLALANSASAQVQRCVDSDGRVTFTDNVCPKSSVNGKSVKANQKYVGSEKVQETNWAAQNEAFNQRHAERERRADNERAIHNFLTTPMPAGVKSRQLTTYTNAPHKLEYNK; encoded by the coding sequence ATGAAACTCTCACAGCTTTTATCTGCCGCCCTATTGTTGGCACTGGCAAATAGCGCATCTGCCCAAGTACAAAGATGCGTAGATAGCGACGGGCGTGTGACTTTTACCGACAATGTCTGCCCCAAATCCAGCGTCAATGGAAAATCCGTCAAGGCCAACCAAAAATATGTGGGCTCAGAAAAAGTGCAGGAAACCAACTGGGCCGCACAGAATGAAGCTTTTAATCAACGCCATGCCGAGCGCGAGAGAAGAGCTGACAATGAACGTGCCATTCACAATTTCCTGACAACGCCCATGCCCGCAGGTGTCAAGTCCAGGCAATTGACGACTTACACCAATGCCCCCCATAAACTTGAATACAACAAGTAA
- a CDS encoding AraC family transcriptional regulator codes for MKDQIHYQRVAQVPGLVLSASRISEFHFDRHYHLDYHIGLVTEGVQRQEFRGNSVLLGQGCIVLMPPGEIHDGMAEGGDAYTLKTFRLPFDLLNQVTEELTGSSREPALVGAMLESPMQAAHLLRLHDSMYADKNASPMAIQSDWLSLLDFVFTQSKTIQPQNIKSGLAPWQYQRIKDYCVAHLSQKISLDELAGICGLGQFHFLRQFKHSVGMTPHAWLIRLRLEYACSLLGKSPQTIADVAQLVGFYDQSHFNRAFRQAYGVAPSSY; via the coding sequence ATGAAAGATCAGATACATTACCAACGCGTCGCCCAGGTGCCGGGACTGGTCCTGAGTGCGAGCCGGATTTCGGAATTCCACTTCGACCGCCATTATCATCTCGACTACCATATTGGTCTGGTGACAGAAGGTGTGCAACGCCAGGAATTTCGTGGGAATTCGGTGCTGCTGGGCCAAGGCTGCATCGTCCTCATGCCTCCAGGTGAAATCCATGATGGTATGGCAGAAGGTGGTGATGCCTACACACTCAAGACCTTTCGCCTGCCATTTGATCTCCTGAACCAGGTCACAGAAGAACTCACGGGATCCAGCCGTGAACCGGCCCTGGTGGGAGCGATGCTGGAAAGCCCCATGCAGGCCGCCCATCTGCTGCGCCTGCATGACAGCATGTATGCGGATAAAAATGCATCCCCCATGGCGATACAGTCAGACTGGCTGTCCCTGCTGGATTTTGTCTTCACGCAATCCAAAACCATACAGCCCCAGAACATCAAAAGCGGCCTCGCACCCTGGCAATACCAGCGCATCAAGGACTACTGCGTGGCGCATCTGTCACAAAAAATTAGCCTGGATGAGCTGGCGGGTATCTGCGGCCTCGGTCAATTCCATTTTTTGCGTCAATTCAAGCACAGCGTAGGCATGACACCTCATGCCTGGCTGATCAGGCTGCGACTGGAGTACGCCTGTTCATTACTGGGGAAAAGTCCGCAGACCATCGCCGATGTGGCACAACTGGTGGGCTTCTACGACCAAAGCCATTTTAACCGCGCTTTCAGGCAGGCCTACGGGGTCGCACCGTCCTCGTACTAG